In the Microcaecilia unicolor chromosome 10, aMicUni1.1, whole genome shotgun sequence genome, one interval contains:
- the C10H2orf72 gene encoding uncharacterized protein C2orf72 homolog isoform X3 — MYREEGGRRSAEHRENEDEERGSGVIPGHRRDEEDGGQGSDSDREFLRALALIGGRERVLLVGELWERGPSRELLRCFVRELFGEGGGGGGSGGDGSGGFGLLFLLCRSESVRRGRPELRALLQDVRGRRLRGGVGGAPAALVGALVLGEEEEEDGELLPALLELLTSVFGEEQRIQAAVYRPGEPRTALELKRAACRALCAARESRAEEEEDDARTPTILQCFPWRQRKRRKNHQVKAANHVSKGSTENLQEGIALTCPVLREPLSGACGKSNTSAAGQEVVQGGELDTEKPKEPL, encoded by the exons ATGTACCGGGAGGAAGGGGGTCGAAGGTCGGCAGAGCACAGGGAAAATGAGGATGAGGAGAGGGGGTCGGGGGTGATCCCTGGGCACCGCAGGGACGAGGAGGATGGGGGTCAGGGCTCGGACAGTGATCGGGAGTTCCTGCGGGCTCTGGCTCTGATCGGTGGTCGGGAGCGGGTGCTGCTGGTGGGGGAGCTCTGGGAGCGGGGGCCGAGCCGGGAGTTGCTGCGGTGCTTCGTGCGGGAGCTcttcggggaggggggtggaggtggcggcagcgggggggacGGATCCGGGgggtttgggctcctctttctgCTCTGTCGGTCCGAGTCAGTGCGGCGGGGGCGGCCAGAGTTGCGGGCGCTGCTGCAGGATGTGCGGGGTCGGAGGCTGCGGGGAGGGGTCGGGGGCGCCCCTGCGGCGCTGGTGGGGGCGCTGGTgctgggagaggaggaggaggaggacggggAGCTGCTACCGGCCCTGCTCGAGCTCCTGACCAGCGTCTTCGGCGAGGAGCAGCGGATCCAGGCGGCCGTCTACCGGCCCGGGGAGCCCCGCACGGCGCTGGAGCTGAAGAGAGCCGCCTGCCGGGCGCTGTGTGCAGCCCGGGAGTCCCGAGCAG aagaagaagaagacgacGCAAGAACACCTACAATCCTTCAGTGCTTTCcttggagacagagaaagagaaggaaaaaccACCAAGTCAAAGCTGCCAACCATGTTAGTAAAG GGAGCACAGAAAACCTTCAGGAGGGCATCGCTCTGACCTGCCCTGTCCTCCGTGAACCACTCAGTGGGGCCTGTGGAAAGAGCAACACCAGCGCAGCAGGTCAGGAAGTGGTTCAAGGAGGAGAGCTTGACACTGAGAAGCCAAAAGAGCCTCTCTGA
- the C10H2orf72 gene encoding uncharacterized protein C2orf72 homolog isoform X1, whose translation MYREEGGRRSAEHRENEDEERGSGVIPGHRRDEEDGGQGSDSDREFLRALALIGGRERVLLVGELWERGPSRELLRCFVRELFGEGGGGGGSGGDGSGGFGLLFLLCRSESVRRGRPELRALLQDVRGRRLRGGVGGAPAALVGALVLGEEEEEDGELLPALLELLTSVFGEEQRIQAAVYRPGEPRTALELKRAACRALCAARESRAGAEEEEDDARTPTILQCFPWRQRKRRKNHQVKAANHVSKGSTENLQEGIALTCPVLREPLSGACGKSNTSAAGQEVVQGGELDTEKPKEPL comes from the exons ATGTACCGGGAGGAAGGGGGTCGAAGGTCGGCAGAGCACAGGGAAAATGAGGATGAGGAGAGGGGGTCGGGGGTGATCCCTGGGCACCGCAGGGACGAGGAGGATGGGGGTCAGGGCTCGGACAGTGATCGGGAGTTCCTGCGGGCTCTGGCTCTGATCGGTGGTCGGGAGCGGGTGCTGCTGGTGGGGGAGCTCTGGGAGCGGGGGCCGAGCCGGGAGTTGCTGCGGTGCTTCGTGCGGGAGCTcttcggggaggggggtggaggtggcggcagcgggggggacGGATCCGGGgggtttgggctcctctttctgCTCTGTCGGTCCGAGTCAGTGCGGCGGGGGCGGCCAGAGTTGCGGGCGCTGCTGCAGGATGTGCGGGGTCGGAGGCTGCGGGGAGGGGTCGGGGGCGCCCCTGCGGCGCTGGTGGGGGCGCTGGTgctgggagaggaggaggaggaggacggggAGCTGCTACCGGCCCTGCTCGAGCTCCTGACCAGCGTCTTCGGCGAGGAGCAGCGGATCCAGGCGGCCGTCTACCGGCCCGGGGAGCCCCGCACGGCGCTGGAGCTGAAGAGAGCCGCCTGCCGGGCGCTGTGTGCAGCCCGGGAGTCCCGAGCAG gagcagaagaagaagaagacgacGCAAGAACACCTACAATCCTTCAGTGCTTTCcttggagacagagaaagagaaggaaaaaccACCAAGTCAAAGCTGCCAACCATGTTAGTAAAG GGAGCACAGAAAACCTTCAGGAGGGCATCGCTCTGACCTGCCCTGTCCTCCGTGAACCACTCAGTGGGGCCTGTGGAAAGAGCAACACCAGCGCAGCAGGTCAGGAAGTGGTTCAAGGAGGAGAGCTTGACACTGAGAAGCCAAAAGAGCCTCTCTGA
- the C10H2orf72 gene encoding uncharacterized protein C2orf72 homolog isoform X2, with protein MYREEGGRRSAEHRENEDEERGSGVIPGHRRDEEDGGQGSDSDREFLRALALIGGRERVLLVGELWERGPSRELLRCFVRELFGEGGGGGGSGGDGSGGFGLLFLLCRSESVRRGRPELRALLQDVRGRRLRGGVGGAPAALVGALVLGEEEEEDGELLPALLELLTSVFGEEQRIQAAVYRPGEPRTALELKRAACRALCAARESRAAEEEEDDARTPTILQCFPWRQRKRRKNHQVKAANHVSKGSTENLQEGIALTCPVLREPLSGACGKSNTSAAGQEVVQGGELDTEKPKEPL; from the exons ATGTACCGGGAGGAAGGGGGTCGAAGGTCGGCAGAGCACAGGGAAAATGAGGATGAGGAGAGGGGGTCGGGGGTGATCCCTGGGCACCGCAGGGACGAGGAGGATGGGGGTCAGGGCTCGGACAGTGATCGGGAGTTCCTGCGGGCTCTGGCTCTGATCGGTGGTCGGGAGCGGGTGCTGCTGGTGGGGGAGCTCTGGGAGCGGGGGCCGAGCCGGGAGTTGCTGCGGTGCTTCGTGCGGGAGCTcttcggggaggggggtggaggtggcggcagcgggggggacGGATCCGGGgggtttgggctcctctttctgCTCTGTCGGTCCGAGTCAGTGCGGCGGGGGCGGCCAGAGTTGCGGGCGCTGCTGCAGGATGTGCGGGGTCGGAGGCTGCGGGGAGGGGTCGGGGGCGCCCCTGCGGCGCTGGTGGGGGCGCTGGTgctgggagaggaggaggaggaggacggggAGCTGCTACCGGCCCTGCTCGAGCTCCTGACCAGCGTCTTCGGCGAGGAGCAGCGGATCCAGGCGGCCGTCTACCGGCCCGGGGAGCCCCGCACGGCGCTGGAGCTGAAGAGAGCCGCCTGCCGGGCGCTGTGTGCAGCCCGGGAGTCCCGAGCAG cagaagaagaagaagacgacGCAAGAACACCTACAATCCTTCAGTGCTTTCcttggagacagagaaagagaaggaaaaaccACCAAGTCAAAGCTGCCAACCATGTTAGTAAAG GGAGCACAGAAAACCTTCAGGAGGGCATCGCTCTGACCTGCCCTGTCCTCCGTGAACCACTCAGTGGGGCCTGTGGAAAGAGCAACACCAGCGCAGCAGGTCAGGAAGTGGTTCAAGGAGGAGAGCTTGACACTGAGAAGCCAAAAGAGCCTCTCTGA
- the C10H2orf72 gene encoding uncharacterized protein C2orf72 homolog isoform X4, producing the protein MYREEGGRRSAEHRENEDEERGSGVIPGHRRDEEDGGQGSDSDREFLRALALIGGRERVLLVGELWERGPSRELLRCFVRELFGEGGGGGGSGGDGSGGFGLLFLLCRSESVRRGRPELRALLQDVRGRRLRGGVGGAPAALVGALVLGEEEEEDGELLPALLELLTSVFGEEQRIQAAVYRPGEPRTALELKRAACRALCAARESRAGAEEEEDDARTPTILQCFPWRQRKRRKNHQVKAANHVSKGNGKVVLMVVHY; encoded by the exons ATGTACCGGGAGGAAGGGGGTCGAAGGTCGGCAGAGCACAGGGAAAATGAGGATGAGGAGAGGGGGTCGGGGGTGATCCCTGGGCACCGCAGGGACGAGGAGGATGGGGGTCAGGGCTCGGACAGTGATCGGGAGTTCCTGCGGGCTCTGGCTCTGATCGGTGGTCGGGAGCGGGTGCTGCTGGTGGGGGAGCTCTGGGAGCGGGGGCCGAGCCGGGAGTTGCTGCGGTGCTTCGTGCGGGAGCTcttcggggaggggggtggaggtggcggcagcgggggggacGGATCCGGGgggtttgggctcctctttctgCTCTGTCGGTCCGAGTCAGTGCGGCGGGGGCGGCCAGAGTTGCGGGCGCTGCTGCAGGATGTGCGGGGTCGGAGGCTGCGGGGAGGGGTCGGGGGCGCCCCTGCGGCGCTGGTGGGGGCGCTGGTgctgggagaggaggaggaggaggacggggAGCTGCTACCGGCCCTGCTCGAGCTCCTGACCAGCGTCTTCGGCGAGGAGCAGCGGATCCAGGCGGCCGTCTACCGGCCCGGGGAGCCCCGCACGGCGCTGGAGCTGAAGAGAGCCGCCTGCCGGGCGCTGTGTGCAGCCCGGGAGTCCCGAGCAG gagcagaagaagaagaagacgacGCAAGAACACCTACAATCCTTCAGTGCTTTCcttggagacagagaaagagaaggaaaaaccACCAAGTCAAAGCTGCCAACCATGTTAGTAAAGGTAATGGAAAAGTAGTCCtcatggtg GTTCATTACTAG